In a genomic window of Salegentibacter salegens:
- a CDS encoding GH32 C-terminal domain-containing protein — MKNYNILYKLLFFISILCLTFNSGEAQTGQEPAGDLSSLHYDGQHIGRTTIPANEELVLENIQGNAMEISAEIDPKDSNLIELDVLRSPNREEYTRIIIYKEKGFSDGLNYASKPGTARMPEDLLPLVTGEENEGKGRGTRESLISIESSYSSILPDVKVRAPETAPFLLEPGENVKLRVFIDKSVVEVFVNGKQVVAMRVYPGRDDSLGVSLSSRGKEAELISLDAWQMKNIYNTNEE; from the coding sequence ATGAAAAATTATAATATACTTTATAAACTGCTATTCTTTATCTCCATTTTATGCCTCACTTTTAATAGCGGTGAGGCTCAAACTGGCCAGGAGCCTGCAGGAGACTTATCCTCTCTGCATTATGATGGACAACATATAGGAAGAACTACAATTCCTGCAAATGAAGAGCTGGTTTTGGAAAATATTCAGGGGAATGCTATGGAAATTTCTGCAGAAATTGATCCAAAGGACTCCAATTTAATTGAACTTGATGTGCTTAGGTCTCCAAACAGGGAGGAATATACCCGAATAATTATCTATAAAGAGAAAGGGTTTTCAGACGGCTTGAACTATGCATCCAAACCTGGAACTGCCAGAATGCCTGAAGATTTACTCCCGTTGGTTACAGGAGAGGAGAATGAAGGAAAAGGCCGTGGCACCAGGGAAAGTTTAATCTCTATCGAATCCTCCTATTCTTCTATTCTGCCCGATGTAAAAGTACGTGCTCCCGAAACCGCACCATTTCTCCTAGAACCCGGAGAGAATGTGAAGTTAAGAGTTTTTATCGATAAAAGTGTAGTTGAAGTTTTTGTGAATGGAAAACAGGTAGTGGCTATGCGGGTGTATCCTGGTAGAGATGATAGTTTAGGAGTTTCTCTCAGCTCTAGAGGGAAAGAGGCAGAATTGATTTCCTTAGATGCATGGCAGATGAAGAACATATATAATACAAATGAGGAGTAA
- the istA gene encoding IS21 family transposase produces MANTLDPMDLKQIISLHLDGFSNRKIGATLGISRNTVNTYMRLFKASGSSLKELLALDNAGLEKLFPSHTTIDNPRYEELMLYFEGVNKARNHPGFTFLYHYQEYVAQAKDPYGYTQFMEHYRRKYAKVKGSMKLEHDPGNEVFIDYAGKKLQIIDKETGELVPVEVFVAILPNSQYTYVEACRSQKREDLITCCCNALHFYGGVPKAIVSDNLKSAVTRASRYEADINRSFKDFARHYDCVINPARGYAPQDKALVENAVNLAYQRIYYPLREMSFFSLEDLNREIKRLLERYNNLLFSRKEASRRELFQSVEREYLKPLPETVYELKGYRRAKVQKIGYVYFSPDKSYYSAPYRYIGKETTIHYTSSVVEVYYYHQRIALHQRNPSKGSYNTNKDHLSSTHKYYSDWSPEFFKKKAAIHGKHVLGCIEQIITAVDYPEIGYKRAMGVIQLHKSYGSQRLDDACKRALQADAVTYLRIKNILKNNLDKSSLFYQDLEEDKPHIPEHDNLRGASAYQ; encoded by the coding sequence ATGGCCAATACACTTGATCCAATGGACTTAAAACAAATTATTTCCTTACATCTCGATGGATTTAGCAACCGTAAAATAGGTGCCACCCTTGGGATCTCCCGCAATACGGTAAATACCTATATGCGGCTGTTCAAGGCCAGCGGCTCTTCCCTTAAAGAATTATTGGCCCTTGATAATGCTGGCTTAGAAAAGCTTTTTCCTTCACACACTACTATTGACAACCCTCGCTATGAGGAACTAATGTTATATTTTGAGGGGGTCAACAAGGCCCGGAATCATCCAGGATTTACTTTTTTATACCATTATCAGGAATATGTAGCGCAGGCTAAAGATCCTTATGGTTATACCCAGTTTATGGAACACTACCGGCGCAAATATGCCAAGGTTAAAGGTTCGATGAAACTTGAACACGATCCTGGGAATGAAGTCTTTATTGATTATGCCGGCAAAAAGCTCCAAATTATTGATAAGGAAACCGGGGAACTGGTCCCGGTAGAAGTATTTGTAGCCATCCTTCCCAACAGCCAGTACACTTACGTGGAAGCCTGTAGGAGCCAGAAACGTGAGGACCTGATTACCTGTTGCTGTAATGCCCTGCACTTTTATGGAGGCGTTCCTAAAGCCATTGTCTCAGACAACCTAAAATCAGCGGTTACCCGGGCCAGCAGGTATGAGGCTGACATCAACAGGAGTTTTAAAGACTTCGCACGGCATTACGACTGTGTGATCAATCCTGCCCGGGGCTATGCCCCACAGGATAAAGCTTTGGTGGAGAATGCCGTAAACCTTGCCTACCAGAGGATCTATTATCCCCTTCGGGAGATGAGCTTCTTCTCTTTGGAAGATCTGAACCGGGAGATAAAACGCTTGCTGGAGCGGTACAACAATCTTTTGTTCTCCCGCAAGGAAGCCAGTCGCAGGGAACTCTTCCAATCTGTGGAGCGGGAATACCTAAAGCCACTGCCAGAGACAGTCTATGAACTGAAAGGGTACCGAAGGGCAAAGGTTCAGAAAATAGGCTATGTATACTTCTCCCCAGATAAAAGCTATTATAGCGCCCCCTATCGTTACATAGGAAAAGAAACTACCATCCATTATACCAGTTCCGTGGTTGAAGTATATTATTATCATCAGCGGATCGCCCTGCACCAGCGCAACCCATCAAAAGGCAGTTATAATACCAACAAAGATCATTTAAGCAGTACACATAAATACTATAGCGATTGGAGCCCTGAATTTTTTAAAAAGAAAGCGGCCATACATGGCAAGCACGTGCTGGGCTGTATCGAGCAAATAATCACCGCAGTGGACTATCCGGAAATAGGGTACAAACGGGCTATGGGGGTCATCCAGCTTCATAAATCCTATGGCTCCCAGCGATTGGATGATGCCTGTAAAAGAGCTTTGCAAGCAGACGCAGTTACTTACCTGCGCATTAAAAATATCCTAAAAAACAACCTGGACAAAAGCTCCCTGTTTTACCAGGACCTCGAAGAAGATAAACCACACATCCCGGAACACGATAACTTGCGGGGTGCCTCTGCATATCAATAA
- a CDS encoding RagB/SusD family nutrient uptake outer membrane protein, with protein MKLYKITFSIFLIFAISSCSEDFLEVEPTGVVSSENVTTAENAEGLVVAAYAAIGNDNIAGPITNMWVYGSVRSDDAYKGGGGRGDVGAFDRYENYTLTIPDAGEEGTPTTWSLYYKAISRANVALRTINEIPEEEYSEKQQRIAELRFLRGHSHFMLKLLFKNIPFISEDLSDEEILETPNTIPNNELWDIIADDFLFAFNNLPQTPDQAGRANRNAAAAYLAKLRLYQAYEQDDQHQVININEEKLQEVINYANEVTGSLEPDFANNFLPGYENGSESIWAVQFSLDDGTDIGRGSYATGLNSPTGNALYGCCGFHQASQNMVNAFKTDNSGLPLFDTFNDSDMTSVENYGSIDPRFDHTVGFPGRPFKYRNTVDESGDMIYQTSWARDPGVYGVYSNMKEQQAPDCSCWKKEGPFIATSVNYRFIRYADVLLFKAEALIQLDRLDEALPLINEVRERAAASTTRPLQAGALNIYNIDTYESFPSKEIALKALKFERRVEFGMEGWRFFDLVRWGEAEEVLNAYLEEEKDERDYLSTAHFTAGRDEYFPIPQREIDFTGGLYEQNPGY; from the coding sequence ATGAAACTATATAAAATCACATTCTCAATTTTTTTAATTTTCGCAATAAGTTCGTGTAGCGAGGATTTTCTGGAAGTTGAACCAACTGGAGTTGTATCTTCAGAAAATGTTACTACTGCCGAAAATGCAGAAGGACTTGTAGTCGCGGCCTATGCTGCTATAGGTAATGATAATATTGCTGGTCCAATAACTAATATGTGGGTATATGGAAGTGTTAGGTCTGACGATGCTTATAAAGGAGGCGGAGGTCGTGGAGACGTTGGAGCTTTTGATAGATACGAAAATTACACATTAACCATTCCGGATGCGGGAGAAGAGGGTACGCCTACGACTTGGAGTCTTTACTATAAAGCTATTTCAAGAGCAAATGTAGCTCTAAGAACAATAAATGAAATCCCAGAGGAAGAATATTCTGAAAAGCAACAAAGAATAGCTGAACTTAGATTTCTTAGAGGGCATTCACATTTTATGCTAAAATTATTGTTTAAAAATATACCCTTTATATCTGAAGATTTGAGCGATGAGGAGATTTTGGAAACTCCTAATACCATTCCTAATAATGAATTGTGGGATATTATAGCTGATGACTTTCTTTTTGCTTTTAATAATTTACCGCAAACACCAGATCAAGCCGGGCGGGCAAATAGAAATGCAGCTGCAGCTTATTTGGCTAAATTAAGATTATACCAGGCTTATGAGCAAGATGATCAGCATCAGGTTATAAATATAAACGAGGAGAAACTTCAGGAAGTAATAAATTATGCTAATGAAGTAACCGGTAGTTTGGAACCCGATTTTGCTAATAATTTTTTACCAGGTTATGAAAATGGTTCGGAGTCTATTTGGGCAGTTCAGTTTTCACTTGACGATGGAACTGATATTGGAAGAGGAAGTTACGCTACAGGTTTAAATTCTCCAACGGGGAATGCTCTGTATGGATGTTGTGGGTTTCATCAAGCTAGTCAAAATATGGTAAATGCTTTTAAAACCGATAATAGTGGTTTACCATTATTCGATACGTTTAATGATTCTGATATGACAAGTGTGGAAAACTATGGAAGTATAGATCCTAGGTTTGATCACACAGTAGGGTTTCCCGGAAGACCATTTAAGTATAGAAATACTGTAGATGAAAGCGGTGATATGATATATCAAACAAGTTGGGCAAGAGATCCAGGTGTATATGGAGTATATAGTAATATGAAAGAACAGCAAGCTCCAGATTGTTCTTGTTGGAAAAAAGAAGGACCGTTTATTGCAACTTCGGTAAACTACAGATTTATAAGGTATGCAGATGTACTATTATTTAAGGCAGAGGCTCTTATCCAATTAGATAGGTTAGACGAAGCATTACCTTTAATTAACGAAGTTAGAGAAAGAGCGGCAGCTAGTACAACCCGACCTTTACAGGCAGGAGCGCTTAACATCTACAATATCGATACCTACGAATCCTTCCCATCCAAGGAGATAGCTTTAAAAGCATTGAAATTTGAAAGAAGAGTTGAATTCGGAATGGAAGGATGGCGTTTCTTCGATCTAGTGAGATGGGGAGAAGCTGAAGAAGTTCTTAATGCATATTTGGAAGAGGAAAAAGATGAACGAGATTACCTTTCAACAGCTCATTTTACTGCAGGAAGAGATGAATATTTTCCAATTCCGCAACGTGAAATAGATTTTACTGGAGGACTTTATGAACAAAATCCAGGTTATTAG
- a CDS encoding sugar porter family MFS transporter, with protein MSKIFAWSICAALAGFLFGFDTVVISGADKQLQELWGTSDAFHGSIVMAMALWGTVVGAIFGGIPTNKFGRKNTLLIIGVLYLLSALGSAFANDPITFAIFRFLGGLGVGASTIAAPTYVSEIAPPKDRGRLVSLYQFNIVLGILIAYLSNYLLRDTGAQPWRWMVGVEAIPAFIYILFVIFIPRSPRWLISKSRNEEAAKILQDINPAADLEKRMTEIKKQSENQITGENIFMKKYRFPLILAFLVAFFNQLSGINAFLYYAPRIFESAGLEANTALLSSIGIGVVNLLFTLLGVFLIDKVGRKKLMFVGSIGYIISLSLVAAAFFLNWGGLWVPIFLFLFIAAHAIGQGAVIWVFISEIFPNHLRASGQAFGSSTHWVLAAIVPSLVPVLFTTIGPGYVFAFFAFMMVLQLFFVIFMMPETKGKTLEELGEELSPSNNKQAFQQ; from the coding sequence ATGAGTAAAATTTTTGCCTGGTCAATTTGTGCTGCCTTAGCAGGTTTTCTTTTCGGATTTGACACCGTGGTTATTTCTGGAGCTGACAAACAGCTACAGGAATTATGGGGAACATCTGATGCTTTTCACGGATCTATTGTGATGGCAATGGCTTTATGGGGAACTGTAGTAGGTGCTATTTTTGGAGGAATTCCCACCAATAAATTTGGTAGAAAAAATACACTATTAATAATAGGCGTACTCTATCTTCTTTCGGCTCTCGGTTCAGCCTTCGCTAATGATCCCATTACATTTGCAATTTTCCGATTCCTGGGTGGATTAGGGGTGGGTGCTTCTACAATTGCTGCTCCTACTTATGTTTCAGAAATTGCTCCACCTAAAGATAGAGGTAGATTGGTTTCGCTCTATCAATTTAATATTGTACTGGGAATTTTAATTGCTTACCTATCTAATTATTTGCTTCGGGATACCGGCGCACAACCTTGGCGTTGGATGGTTGGAGTTGAAGCTATTCCGGCATTCATTTACATACTATTTGTAATATTTATTCCAAGAAGTCCACGTTGGCTTATTTCTAAATCCAGGAACGAAGAAGCGGCGAAAATACTCCAGGATATTAATCCCGCAGCCGATCTGGAAAAACGAATGACTGAAATTAAAAAACAGTCTGAAAACCAAATTACCGGCGAGAATATCTTTATGAAAAAATATCGATTTCCATTAATTCTGGCATTTTTAGTAGCATTTTTTAACCAGCTTTCTGGTATTAATGCCTTTCTCTATTACGCGCCGAGAATCTTTGAATCGGCAGGCTTAGAGGCTAATACAGCCTTATTAAGTAGTATTGGAATAGGCGTGGTAAATTTACTTTTCACCCTTCTTGGTGTTTTTCTAATAGATAAGGTAGGAAGAAAAAAACTAATGTTTGTTGGTTCCATAGGTTATATAATCTCCTTATCCCTAGTAGCTGCTGCATTTTTCCTTAATTGGGGTGGACTTTGGGTTCCAATTTTCCTATTCCTGTTTATTGCAGCGCACGCCATAGGACAAGGTGCAGTAATATGGGTTTTTATTTCTGAAATATTCCCGAACCACTTAAGAGCGTCTGGGCAGGCATTTGGATCCTCTACGCACTGGGTACTGGCAGCAATAGTTCCTTCTTTAGTACCGGTACTTTTTACCACAATTGGTCCCGGTTATGTATTTGCCTTTTTTGCCTTTATGATGGTCCTACAACTATTCTTCGTGATTTTTATGATGCCCGAAACTAAAGGTAAAACCCTCGAAGAACTGGGCGAAGAATTGTCACCGAGTAATAACAAACAAGCTTTTCAACAATAA
- a CDS encoding glycoside hydrolase family 32 protein, with protein MKNKFIFLSSCLLSTMLLFSCKDNNKEASEKTADIAVQSDTDFRPAFHFTPNENWMNDPNGMFYHNGTYHLFFQYYPEGNTWGPMHWGHAISTDMIDWEEQPIALEPDEQGYIFSGSAVVDIENTSGFGDGETAPVIAMFTYHDPKGEEDGREDYQTQAIAYSLDEGKTFTKYEGNPVIQNPGIRDFRDPKITRDEVHDQWVMVLSADDQTMFYISQNLKDWNLASEFGRGIGAHGGVWECPDFIQMKVQGSDEKKWVLIQSLNPGGYNGGSGTQYFVGDFDGKTFTLDESMQDLGEDHHYWLDFGKDNYAGVTWANIPEEDGRHLFMGWMSNWQYANEVPTETWRSAMTIARELKLTKSGETYRMISTPVAELQKYTGKEFTKNTTNINGETRIANSEDIDISQAVISFEIENLKEQEYHFSLSSEGDDVLKFGYDHNSEEFYIDRSQAGLTGFNENFGDKISKAPRLSKASNLKVKAVVDNMSIELFFDNGKTVMTEIFFPKQSIERFSAEGNDFNLKNLNIKQVKLN; from the coding sequence ATGAAAAATAAATTTATATTTCTTTCTTCATGTCTTCTTAGCACAATGCTGCTATTTTCCTGTAAGGATAACAATAAAGAGGCTTCAGAGAAAACAGCTGATATTGCAGTTCAGAGCGATACCGATTTTAGGCCCGCTTTTCATTTTACACCAAATGAAAACTGGATGAACGACCCGAATGGGATGTTTTATCACAATGGGACTTACCATTTATTCTTTCAGTATTATCCCGAAGGAAATACCTGGGGACCTATGCATTGGGGACACGCAATCAGTACAGATATGATTGATTGGGAAGAGCAGCCAATAGCTCTGGAACCTGATGAGCAAGGTTATATTTTCTCTGGAAGCGCTGTAGTAGATATTGAAAATACTTCGGGTTTTGGAGATGGAGAAACCGCGCCAGTAATTGCGATGTTTACCTATCACGATCCCAAAGGTGAAGAAGATGGCCGTGAAGATTACCAAACCCAGGCCATTGCATATAGTCTGGATGAAGGAAAGACTTTTACTAAATATGAAGGGAATCCTGTAATTCAAAACCCTGGAATTCGTGATTTTCGTGATCCAAAAATAACCCGTGATGAAGTACATGATCAATGGGTTATGGTACTGTCTGCCGATGATCAAACTATGTTTTATATTTCTCAAAATCTAAAAGATTGGAACTTAGCCTCTGAATTTGGTCGTGGGATAGGAGCCCACGGCGGAGTTTGGGAATGTCCCGACTTTATACAAATGAAGGTGCAAGGATCTGACGAGAAAAAATGGGTGTTGATACAAAGCTTAAACCCGGGAGGTTATAATGGTGGTTCCGGGACTCAATATTTTGTAGGTGATTTTGATGGTAAGACATTCACTTTAGACGAATCTATGCAGGATTTAGGTGAAGATCACCATTACTGGTTGGATTTCGGAAAAGATAATTATGCCGGGGTTACCTGGGCTAATATTCCTGAGGAAGATGGGCGACATTTATTTATGGGCTGGATGTCTAACTGGCAATATGCCAATGAAGTTCCCACAGAAACCTGGCGAAGTGCAATGACAATAGCCCGGGAATTAAAGTTAACTAAATCAGGAGAGACTTATCGAATGATTTCCACCCCTGTGGCTGAACTACAAAAATATACAGGAAAAGAGTTTACTAAAAATACGACTAACATTAATGGAGAAACTCGAATTGCAAACTCAGAAGACATAGATATTTCCCAAGCTGTTATTTCATTTGAAATAGAAAATTTAAAAGAGCAGGAATATCATTTCAGCCTTTCTAGCGAGGGAGATGACGTTTTAAAATTTGGTTACGATCATAATTCAGAAGAATTCTATATAGATCGCAGCCAAGCTGGACTTACAGGTTTCAATGAGAATTTTGGTGATAAAATTTCAAAAGCACCCCGGCTTTCAAAAGCTTCAAATCTAAAAGTAAAGGCTGTGGTAGATAATATGTCTATAGAGCTATTCTTTGATAACGGGAAAACGGTAATGACTGAAATTTTCTTTCCAAAACAGTCTATTGAAAGGTTTAGTGCCGAAGGCAATGATTTCAATTTAAAGAATCTAAATATTAAACAAGTAAAACTCAATTAA
- a CDS encoding carbohydrate kinase family protein, with protein MSKSLKAVCYGEVLWDIFPDEKKIGGAPLNVASRLSSLGISTGMISSIGNDQKGKKIKTYLQKRSISTENITVQNEYPTGVVNVSLSVGGSATYEIAHPAAWDKIEIAGTMGSVVLESDAFIFGSLVCRDNISRNSLFKLLEIAPYKVFDINLRSPHYEKDLLIKLMQKADFIKFNDDELFEIAEMMGSKHNSLEQNLHFVSEQTNTRTICVTKGRHGAVLLKDEKRYYNSGFKTKVKDTVGAGDSFLASLIAGLLKNEDPQSSLDFACAVGALVAGEDGANPIIKKSYIQEFMFPG; from the coding sequence ATGTCTAAAAGTTTAAAAGCAGTATGCTATGGAGAAGTTCTATGGGATATCTTTCCTGATGAGAAAAAAATTGGCGGTGCTCCGTTGAATGTTGCTTCCCGGCTTTCCAGCCTAGGAATTTCCACCGGAATGATTAGCAGTATTGGGAATGACCAAAAAGGAAAAAAAATTAAAACCTACCTTCAGAAAAGGAGTATTTCAACAGAAAACATTACTGTACAAAATGAATATCCCACTGGTGTAGTAAATGTAAGCCTCTCTGTCGGTGGTTCGGCTACTTACGAAATTGCTCATCCAGCAGCCTGGGATAAAATTGAAATCGCCGGCACCATGGGATCCGTCGTTTTAGAAAGCGATGCTTTCATTTTTGGCAGCCTGGTTTGCCGTGATAATATATCTCGAAACAGTCTCTTTAAGTTACTGGAAATTGCCCCGTATAAGGTTTTCGACATCAATTTACGATCACCACATTATGAAAAAGACTTACTAATAAAACTCATGCAAAAGGCAGATTTCATCAAATTTAATGATGACGAACTTTTTGAAATTGCTGAAATGATGGGGTCTAAACACAATTCGCTGGAGCAAAACCTGCATTTTGTATCTGAACAAACCAATACCAGAACTATTTGTGTAACCAAAGGTCGACATGGTGCTGTTTTACTAAAAGACGAAAAACGCTATTATAACAGCGGATTTAAAACTAAAGTAAAAGATACAGTAGGTGCAGGTGATTCTTTCCTGGCTAGTTTAATTGCTGGGTTACTTAAAAATGAAGACCCCCAGAGCAGTCTTGATTTTGCCTGTGCAGTAGGAGCTCTTGTAGCTGGTGAAGATGGTGCTAATCCTATAATTAAAAAATCTTATATCCAGGAATTTATGTTTCCTGGATAA
- a CDS encoding SusC/RagA family TonB-linked outer membrane protein — translation MKFKLLFYFLFCFPLISWTQEIEVSGTVTDGNMPLPGVNIIVKGTSNGTVTDFDGNYILSNVPTDAVLTFSFLGFTQQELNVDGQSEINVILEEDAAALSEVVVTGYSSQRAVDLTGAVSVIEMEPIREASMSSGSPIQAMQGRVPGLFVEKSGNPTGSSNRILIRGVNTLGNNEPLYVIDGVPTVRQEVFSSINPSTIRSVQVLKDASASSIYGSRASNGVIIVTTTDSMRGEELSISLNSNFSVLSEKQQRYDMLSSQERGRVLWEASVNDGSDPNAGYGEIYDFDWNENFNNPELNNITIQPFVGGNTDVPAGNTDWQDNLYETGYVVNNDLTVSGGSDKAFALINLGYLENSGILKYTGYERYSAKLNSNVKLFNDKVKLGVNSQFYTSKETLASTDLGGGPTPSLGVNLAPTIPVFTASGDYAGPLGSGYSDRNNPLYMQYINRWDNTDRTTIFGNVYAEIDLLENLTFRTSLGIDHSQTGIRDVEPRVSNGFITRNINRLTEVNESFTSLIFSNTLNYQLDLDKHKFEFLLGTESIDNNLETVSASAQDFAVETDSYFVLSSATGQRRSSGTVSGDALFSQFGKINYGFSDKYLASFTLRRDGSSKFGANNRYALFPAFTLGWRINNEAFLRENEKISNLKLRAGYGVVGNQFIGDFARFGLYEARYGPNQHRYAPALFSEWHNIGTAYDLEGNSSGNLPAGFVSVQAGNPDLKWEETKEINVGLDFGFFNNKLAGTFDFFSRETEGILIQPPIASAVGEGRLKWINGATTRTNGWELSLAYSNSSENDFTYSVSTNFGAFKDEITSLPEEARTSYPGTAQNSIIGQSQFSIFGYRTDGLFQSQEEADAHPTGGAQIGNSRPGGIKIVDINGDGVINSDDRDWLGTTLPSLEYGVRIDLGYKNFDFSVFGSGVAGRIGVDPYIFYNNFVPGRENAGPGTLNAWTPTNTNTEIPSLSLVNNFTETSDYIFRDNSYFKIRNLQLGYSLPSELIENWAGMSNLRVYAQGENLLWFTPSGYIGSDPERTNIDLIPNPTVYSIGLNLNF, via the coding sequence ATGAAATTTAAACTATTATTTTATTTTCTATTCTGTTTTCCTTTGATTTCCTGGACTCAGGAAATAGAAGTATCTGGCACGGTCACAGATGGCAACATGCCTTTACCAGGAGTTAATATTATTGTTAAAGGTACATCCAATGGAACAGTTACTGATTTCGATGGGAATTACATTCTTTCCAATGTCCCCACAGATGCAGTATTAACTTTTAGTTTTCTTGGTTTTACTCAACAGGAATTAAATGTTGATGGACAATCAGAAATCAATGTAATATTAGAAGAGGATGCTGCAGCTCTAAGTGAAGTTGTGGTAACAGGCTATTCTAGTCAAAGAGCTGTAGATCTAACTGGAGCAGTGAGTGTAATAGAAATGGAACCAATCAGAGAAGCAAGTATGAGTTCTGGTAGTCCAATTCAGGCAATGCAGGGAAGAGTACCAGGTCTTTTTGTCGAAAAATCAGGTAACCCTACGGGCTCAAGCAACAGGATATTAATAAGAGGAGTTAATACTCTGGGGAATAATGAGCCACTTTACGTTATAGATGGAGTACCAACAGTGAGACAGGAAGTATTTTCAAGTATAAACCCTAGTACGATTAGATCGGTTCAAGTTTTAAAAGATGCCTCTGCTTCCTCTATTTATGGTTCAAGGGCTTCAAACGGAGTAATTATAGTTACCACCACCGATTCAATGCGTGGAGAAGAGCTTAGTATTTCTTTAAATAGTAATTTTTCAGTCCTTTCAGAAAAGCAACAAAGATATGATATGCTTAGTTCTCAAGAAAGAGGGCGCGTCTTATGGGAAGCTTCCGTTAACGATGGTTCAGATCCTAATGCTGGCTATGGTGAAATTTATGATTTCGACTGGAATGAAAATTTTAATAATCCGGAATTAAATAATATTACGATACAACCTTTTGTAGGTGGAAATACCGATGTACCCGCAGGCAATACTGACTGGCAGGATAATCTTTATGAAACAGGTTATGTGGTGAATAATGATCTGACTGTCTCGGGAGGTTCTGATAAAGCTTTTGCACTTATCAATCTTGGATATTTAGAAAACTCAGGAATTTTAAAATATACTGGATACGAAAGGTATTCTGCAAAACTAAATTCCAACGTGAAATTATTTAATGATAAAGTGAAATTAGGAGTAAATTCTCAATTCTATACTTCAAAAGAAACATTAGCCTCTACAGATTTAGGGGGAGGACCAACACCAAGTTTAGGTGTTAATTTAGCGCCAACTATTCCTGTTTTCACAGCTTCGGGAGATTATGCCGGGCCACTGGGTTCTGGATATTCTGACAGAAATAATCCTTTATATATGCAATATATAAATAGATGGGATAATACTGATAGAACTACAATTTTTGGAAATGTCTATGCAGAAATTGATCTTCTTGAGAATTTGACTTTTAGAACTAGTCTAGGAATAGACCATTCTCAAACAGGGATTAGAGATGTAGAGCCACGGGTTTCCAATGGATTTATAACGAGGAATATTAATAGGTTAACTGAAGTGAACGAAAGCTTCACCAGTTTAATTTTTTCTAACACCCTGAATTATCAACTTGATCTTGATAAACATAAATTTGAATTTCTATTGGGGACTGAAAGTATCGATAATAATTTAGAAACAGTTTCTGCTTCAGCACAAGATTTCGCAGTTGAAACCGATTCATATTTTGTTCTCTCCTCAGCAACAGGTCAAAGAAGGAGTTCAGGTACAGTTTCTGGCGATGCCCTATTTTCTCAATTTGGAAAAATTAACTATGGTTTTTCTGACAAGTATCTTGCATCTTTTACTTTAAGAAGAGATGGTTCCTCAAAATTCGGAGCTAACAATAGATATGCTTTATTTCCTGCATTTACATTAGGATGGAGAATAAATAATGAAGCATTTTTAAGAGAAAATGAAAAGATTTCCAATTTAAAGCTGAGAGCTGGATATGGTGTTGTGGGGAATCAATTTATTGGTGATTTCGCCCGTTTTGGTCTTTATGAGGCTCGATATGGCCCTAACCAACATAGATATGCTCCTGCGTTATTTAGTGAATGGCATAATATAGGTACTGCTTATGACCTGGAAGGCAACAGTAGCGGGAATTTACCAGCTGGTTTTGTTTCTGTTCAAGCAGGCAACCCCGATTTAAAATGGGAAGAAACAAAAGAAATAAACGTAGGACTTGATTTTGGCTTCTTTAATAACAAGTTAGCCGGAACATTTGATTTTTTTAGCAGAGAAACTGAAGGAATATTAATTCAGCCCCCAATTGCATCTGCTGTGGGAGAGGGACGCTTAAAGTGGATTAATGGAGCAACTACAAGAACCAATGGATGGGAATTGTCTTTGGCATATTCAAATAGTTCAGAAAATGATTTTACATACTCAGTATCTACCAACTTTGGAGCTTTTAAAGATGAAATTACTAGTCTTCCAGAAGAAGCCCGGACTTCTTATCCTGGTACGGCTCAGAACTCAATAATTGGTCAGTCTCAATTTTCAATTTTTGGTTATCGTACAGACGGTCTATTCCAAAGTCAGGAAGAAGCTGATGCCCATCCAACTGGTGGGGCCCAAATTGGGAATTCAAGACCAGGAGGAATTAAAATAGTGGATATAAATGGAGACGGTGTAATAAATTCTGATGATAGAGACTGGTTGGGAACAACTCTCCCTAGTTTAGAATATGGGGTGAGAATTGATTTAGGATATAAAAATTTCGATTTCTCCGTATTTGGATCGGGAGTAGCTGGAAGAATAGGAGTAGATCCTTATATTTTCTACAATAATTTCGTTCCTGGTCGTGAAAATGCTGGACCTGGTACATTAAATGCCTGGACACCGACTAATACTAATACCGAAATACCTTCTTTAAGTTTAGTAAATAATTTCACAGAAACCTCTGATTATATCTTTAGAGACAATTCATATTTCAAGATTAGAAATCTCCAATTAGGTTATTCACTACCTAGTGAATTGATTGAAAATTGGGCGGGGATGTCCAATTTAAGGGTTTATGCTCAAGGTGAAAACCTATTGTGGTTTACTCCTTCTGGTTATATAGGCTCTGATCCTGAACGTACTAATATTGATTTGATTCCTAACCCAACCGTTTATTCAATAGGTTTAAATCTAAATTTTTAA